The segment TACGGCGTCTACCAACGCCTCACCTACAAGCCCCCGCCAGAACCGCCTGCTGAGCCTTCGCATGCGGTGCCCGACCCAGGGCCTCAAGCACCGGCAGGCTCGCCATAGCGAGTCTTACGGGGTCGACCCCGGTCTCGACCCCGGTCCGCTCCAGCGCGTAGACCAGGTCGTCGGTGGCGAGGTTTCCTCCCGCACCCGGGGCATAGGGACACCCACCAAGGCCCGCGGCACTGGAATCGAAGGCGTCGTAGCCCTGCTCCATGGCAGCGAACACGTTGGCCATCGCCGTGCCCCGGGTGTCGTGGAAGTGCCAGGCGACTTGCTCCGTGGGCACGGACGACCGGACGGCCGTGGCGAGACGCCGGACTTCAGCGGGGACAGCGACGCCAATCGTGTCGCCCAAGCTCAACTCGTCGACACCGGCCTCCAGTAACCGCTCGCAGACCCTGACGACCGCGGCAGGCTCGACCCGGCCCGAATAGGGACACTCGAAGGCCGTCGACACGTACCCCCGGACGTGCCCGCCCGGCACCTGGTCCCGGAACGAGCGGACAACCTCGGCGAAGGCATCGAGCGACTCGGCAACCGTCATGTTGATGTTCTTGGTCGTGAACGCGTCGCTCGCGGCAGTGAAGAGCGCGATCCGCCGGTGGCCGCCGGCCACGGCCCGGTCGAGCCCCTTCACGTTTGGCACAAGGGCCGACCATGCGACATCCTCACGGCCCAAAACCGCCGCCGACACTTCGGCCGCGTCGGCCAACTGCGGCACCCACTTGGGCGACACGAAACTGGTCAGTTCAATCTCGCGCAGACCAGCGTCGGCAAGGGCCAGGGCAAAGGCAGCCTTGACGGCGGTGTCGACCGGGGTCTTTTCGTTCTGAAGACCGTCGCGGGGGCCGACTTCGATGATGCGGGCCACGGTGGGGATTGTGCCTGGTCCGTCCGTCAGCGGACGGGATGGACGTGAAGAAGGGCGGTCACAAAGCAGTTGTTGTCCAGCCGGCACAAGAACCGCAGCTGGAACCCGCTTTCCTTGGCCACCAAGCTATAGCACCACGAGCGGTCGTCGGCGACGTCTTGCTCGATGACGTTGATCAGGTCGAGCTTGACCATGTCGATGTGCCTGCGCGTCACGCTGTATTTGCCCCAGACCTCGACCATCGGGTCGTTGCCGTAGGTGATCTCGGACTTGTGGACCTGGAAGTAGGGCAGTCGCTGGAGTGCGGCGCGGAAGTCGACGAGGAACAGGTTGCGCTCGCGGACGCCAGCGAAGTCGCAAGCGTCGCGATAGCGACCCACTTGCATCGCAAAGTCAAGATCCGCGATCTTTGTCGCCATGCCCTACCCCAGCCGAAGGTTCGACTCTTACCAGCAGGTCGCCCTCTGAAACCTGCTGGCCCTTGGCCACCGGTAGAGCGGAGACCTTCCCCGCGACGTCCGCCGTGACCACGTGTTGCATTTTCATGGCTTCAAGCACCAAGAGCTTGTCACCGACAGCCACACATTGGTCTTGTTCCACAAACACGTCCACGACCAGGCCAGGCATCGGTGCTAGTTTCGTCCCTGAGCCTTGGGCGCCTTCGCCAGAACGTTCTCGCGTCGCGCGGGAGACCTCAAACTGCCGTCCTCCGACCGAAACAAGGGTTTTCGCTCCGACCCGTGTGACGAGGGCCGTCGATGTGCCCTCCGGGGTGTGCACGACCAACCGGTCCGGCCCTCTGACGACGGTGACGCTCGGGTCGGCCGTCAGTTCGACCTCGCGCCCGTTCACCAGGTGCCGCAAGCGGCCTTTTCCTCCTGGTATCGCCGGGCGGCGGCGACAAAGGACTCGAACAACTTGGGGGTGGCGTCGGCCTCGCTCCGCTCCGGGTGCCACTGGACACCGATCACCCACCGGTCGTCGTCGGTCTCGACGGCCTCGACTGTGCCGTCCTCGTGACGCGCCACCACGCGCAGGCCTGGCGCCACCGCGCCCACCGCTTGATGGTGGCTGCTCCGGCCCTGGGCGTCGGGGCCGACGATCTGGCCGAGCTTTGACCCGGGCTCCACCTTGTAGTCCTGCATGGGGTTGCCCCGGTGCTTGTCGTCGCCCACGACGTCGGGGAGGTGCTGGGTCAGGCCACCACCATGGTGGACGTTGATCATCTGGCAGCCGTAGCAAATGCCGAACACCGGCAAGCGGGGGTCGGCGTGCTTCAAGAGTTCCAGTTCGAGGGCAGCCCGGCGGGGGTCCTCAAGGTCAGCCTCGGGATGGAGGGGCTCACCCCACCGCGAGCTGTCGATATCATTGCCGCCGGTCATCAGCAACCCGTCGAGGACGGGCAGGACGGTGAGGGGGTCTGTTCCGGGGGGCAGCAACACGACGGCGGCGCCTGCCTCGGCCAGCCGGTCGACATAGTCGCGGTTCAGGACGTGCTTGACGTACTTCGCACCGGTCTTCGGGTCGTCGGTGCTCCCCATCGTGACGCCAATGATCGGTTTCTTCATGGTCCGAGGACTGTGTCGATCTGCTCGACCAGTTGCTTGAGTGTGTTCAGGAACTCCGCCCCGCCGACGCCGTTGATCAGCCGGTGGTCAATGGTGACGCCCACATTGCTCTGCCGTTGAAACCGCGGCGGCTCGTGGTCGTTGGTGACGCCCCAGTGGGCTTCGCCGAGGAACACGGTCACCACCCCGGGGGGGACGACGACCGCCATGGCGTCGCGCACACCGTGGCCCGCCATGTTCGTGATGCTCAGGGTGACGCTCTCGTCGGCCTGGTCCTTGCCATCGCGCGCCTCGTGGATCCGGTCGCGCAGGGCGGCGGCGAAGTCTGGCCACGACAACGTGTCGGCGTCGTGGACGACGGCGACGACGAGCTCGTCCCCCGGCCGCGCCACGGCCACACCGAGGTTGACGTGCTCGTACGTCCGCACCGTGCTGTCGCCGACCAGGGTCGATCGCACGACGGGGTGCTGCGCGGCCGCCTTCGCGACGGCATAAGCGAACATGGTGAAAAGGCTCGGCTGAAAATCGCTGTGCGACTCCTTCACCTTCGCCCTGGCCGCCTCGATGGCCGTCCAGTCCACCGCGACGCTCATCATGCCGGGCACGACGAGCTGGTTGCCGCGGACAAGCCGACTGGCCAGCACCCTCTGCTTGGCAGGCAACGGCGCCTCGGTGTGACCCTTCGCCCCGGACGGGGCCGACGACGCCAGGTAGGCGTCGATGTCGGCAGGCATCAGCTTTGCGCCTGCGGCGGGGACTTGGGCCAGCACCTCTTCGGTCAGGCCCTTTTCCTTGGCGTAGGCGCGGGTGCGAGGGGGCACGTCACGGCGCGTGGCCGCGGGGGGGGTCACTGCCGAAGTTGGCGCGGCCGTGGGGGCGGGGCCGTGGGCCGGCGCCGCGACCGGAGTGTCGGAACTTGCCAGGACACCGACCGGCGCCCCAATGGCGACGATCTGGTCGGGCTCGACCAGCCAGCGGAGCACCGTGCCGGCGTACGGCGACTCGACGTCCATGACCGCCTTGTCCGTCTCCATTTGGTAGATCGCCTCGTCGCGTTTGACCGCGTCGCCGGGCTGCTTGAGGAAAGCGACGATACGGGCCTCCTGGAGACCTTCGCCGATCTGGGGCACGTGGACGGTCACCTCGCCCCCGGCGGGCTCGGTCGGGGCCGCGTCGGCCACGTCCATCACGAGGACGTCGGCTCCGATGGCGAGGACGTCGTCGGGTCGGGCCAACCACCTCACCACCTTGCCTTCATGGGGCGACTCGACGTCCATGACCGCTTTGTCGGTCTCCATCTGGTAAATCGCCTCGTCGCGTTTGACGTGGTCACCAGGTTGCTTCAGAAACGCGACCAAGCGGGCCTCTTGAAGGCCTTCGCCGATCTGGGGGATTTTCAAAGAGACTTCAGGCATCGTCGGCTATTGCTCTCGGGGGTTGCGATGAAGTGTGACACAGCCCGGCCGGGTCCTGAGATGCCGCTCCGGACCGGGTATCTTTCGTCCCTCACGCGTCCCTCGTGGTCCCGACTGCCGCTTCCACAGTCTCCGTGACGAGGACGGAAAG is part of the Fimbriimonadaceae bacterium genome and harbors:
- a CDS encoding hydroxymethylglutaryl-CoA lyase; translated protein: MARIIEVGPRDGLQNEKTPVDTAVKAAFALALADAGLREIELTSFVSPKWVPQLADAAEVSAAVLGREDVAWSALVPNVKGLDRAVAGGHRRIALFTAASDAFTTKNINMTVAESLDAFAEVVRSFRDQVPGGHVRGYVSTAFECPYSGRVEPAAVVRVCERLLEAGVDELSLGDTIGVAVPAEVRRLATAVRSSVPTEQVAWHFHDTRGTAMANVFAAMEQGYDAFDSSAAGLGGCPYAPGAGGNLATDDLVYALERTGVETGVDPVRLAMASLPVLEALGRAPHAKAQQAVLAGACR
- a CDS encoding biotin/lipoyl-binding protein encodes the protein MRHLVNGREVELTADPSVTVVRGPDRLVVHTPEGTSTALVTRVGAKTLVSVGGRQFEVSRATRERSGEGAQGSGTKLAPMPGLVVDVFVEQDQCVAVGDKLLVLEAMKMQHVVTADVAGKVSALPVAKGQQVSEGDLLVRVEPSAGVGHGDKDRGS
- a CDS encoding gamma-glutamyl-gamma-aminobutyrate hydrolase family protein produces the protein MKKPIIGVTMGSTDDPKTGAKYVKHVLNRDYVDRLAEAGAAVVLLPPGTDPLTVLPVLDGLLMTGGNDIDSSRWGEPLHPEADLEDPRRAALELELLKHADPRLPVFGICYGCQMINVHHGGGLTQHLPDVVGDDKHRGNPMQDYKVEPGSKLGQIVGPDAQGRSSHHQAVGAVAPGLRVVARHEDGTVEAVETDDDRWVIGVQWHPERSEADATPKLFESFVAAARRYQEEKAACGTW
- a CDS encoding 2-oxo acid dehydrogenase subunit E2 → MPEVSLKIPQIGEGLQEARLVAFLKQPGDHVKRDEAIYQMETDKAVMDVESPHEGKVVRWLARPDDVLAIGADVLVMDVADAAPTEPAGGEVTVHVPQIGEGLQEARIVAFLKQPGDAVKRDEAIYQMETDKAVMDVESPYAGTVLRWLVEPDQIVAIGAPVGVLASSDTPVAAPAHGPAPTAAPTSAVTPPAATRRDVPPRTRAYAKEKGLTEEVLAQVPAAGAKLMPADIDAYLASSAPSGAKGHTEAPLPAKQRVLASRLVRGNQLVVPGMMSVAVDWTAIEAARAKVKESHSDFQPSLFTMFAYAVAKAAAQHPVVRSTLVGDSTVRTYEHVNLGVAVARPGDELVVAVVHDADTLSWPDFAAALRDRIHEARDGKDQADESVTLSITNMAGHGVRDAMAVVVPPGVVTVFLGEAHWGVTNDHEPPRFQRQSNVGVTIDHRLINGVGGAEFLNTLKQLVEQIDTVLGP